The genomic stretch TCATATTCCTATTAATTCTTTTTTATTCTTTCTAGATACAAATAAATCACTTTTCGTATTCTTCTTTCTCTCACTCCATTTTCTCTCACAACAAAGTGTCTCTTTGTTACTAGATTATTCTCCATTGTTAATCTTTTAAAAGgtaaattttttaattttaatttttatgaatttataatttattttaaattattataataaaagtaaaaaatatattattatcTTATTGAGTTTGAAATTGTGTTAATGACAATTTTTTTTAGAGTTTTGTAGtgtttgtttgaaattgttgTGTTTGTATCAATTTTATAGTATTATTATGAATTTTCTGAATATgattttaattgtgattttttgttttgtttttagtAATAAGCAAATgaaaaaatatttcaaaataaaatcAATAGAGCAATTATCAATTCTTAATCTTCAAACACCTAATGAACGTCGAAGTCCCAAACTGGGTCCTCCCATGAAAAAAAAACATTTGGAGTTTGAATTGGAAAAAATTCTTAACGATCCCGGTTTAAGGCCAAAAATGTCAGATTATCATCCAAGTGATAGAGATGAAATTAGAAGATATTATTTACAAAATGGTCCTTGTCAATCAAAAGAAATTATTTTTCCACAAAGAAAATTTGGAGATACCTTTCGTAAGTTTAATTCAGATTGGTATTTAAAATATGGTAGTTGGTTGGAATATAGTCAAAGTGAGGATGCTTCATATTGTTTATGTTGTTATCTTATGAGGTCACATCTTGAAGAACATAAAGGTTGCGGTGATGCATTTATAACAGAAGGCATTACAAATTGAAAAAAAAGTGAAAGGTTTCAAGTTCACCTTGGAGATGTAAATAGCTCTCAGAATCAAGCATTGAGAAATTGTCAAGCTCTAATGAAACAAAAGCAACACATTGAAGGTGTCTTTTGTAAACAATCCAATCAAGTTAAAGAGGACTATCGAATTCATTTGATAGATATAATTGATTGCATTCGATATTTATTAGCACAAGGCTTAGCTTTTCGTGGTAATGATGAGTCAATTTCATCAAGAAATAAGGGGGATTTTCTTGAACTTATAAATTTTCTTGTTAACCATAATGAAGATATTTATAAAGTTTGGATTTTTTGTGTGGAAATCTTAAGTTAACATCTCCTGATATTCAAAAGGATATTGTTAAAGCTTCTATAACGGTCACTACTCAAGTTATATTGGATGGTCTTGGAGATGATTTATTTGctattttaattgataaatctCATGATATCTCAGTGAAGGAGCAAATGATTGTGGTTATATGTTATGTAAATAATGAAGGAAAAGTTATTGAGCGTTTTCTTGGTGTTGTTCATGTTTCAAATACTATTGCTCTAACATTGAAATCGGCTTTGGAGTCATTATTTGCAAAATATGGATTAAGTTTGTCAAGGATACGTGGACAAGGCTATGATGAAGCAAGTAATATGCAGGGTGAATACAATGGTCTAAAAAGCTTAATTTTAAAAGAGAATTATTCTGCATTTTTTATTCATTGTTTTGCCCATTAACTCCAATTAGCTCTTGTGACATTAGTAAAAAAAACATTCTAAAATTGCTTTATTTTTTAATTTGGTTGCTAATTTGTATAATATTGTTGGAGCATCATGTAAGCGTCGAGATACTTTTCGTGAAAGTCAAGCTACAAAGGTGAAACAAGCATTGGAACATGGAGAAATCTCTAGTGGGCGTGGCTTGAATCAAGAAATGATAATTAAGAAGACGGGGGAAACAAGATTGAGCTCACATTATGGTACATTAATTAGTATAGTTTCTCTATTCTATTCTATGATTGATGTGCTAGAAATGGTTGAGGAAGATAGAACAAATTTAGATAAAAAAAGGTGAAGCGCTAATGCTGATGAATTATATGCAATCTTTTGAATTTATTTTCGTCTTGCACTTGATGAAAATAGTTTTAGGAATTATACATGATTTATCTCAAGCATTACAAAGAAGTGATTAAGATATTGTAAATGCTATGAAGTTAGTAAAAGTATACAAAATAAGGCTACAAGCTATAAGAGATAATGATTAAGATTCTTTGTTGAATGATGTTTCATTATTTTGTGAGCATAATGATATTGACATTTCAGATATGGATGACACTTTTCAACCGGCACAAAAAAAGTCAAAGAGAAAAATGGAGAAAGTATTTAATTTACaccattttcaagttgaattgTTTTATGTAGTAATTGATCGACAACTTCAAGAGTTGAACAATCGTTTTACAGAAGTGAATACTGAGTTGCTCCTTTATGTAGCTTGTTTAAGTCTAAGAGATTCATTTTCTGCCTTTGATAAGTAGAGGTTGATTCGTTTAGCTCAATTTTATCCTTCAGAGTTTTCTCAAGTTGAATTATTGACACTAGATTGTCAATTGGAAAACTATTTCTTAGACGTATGCTCTAAAAGTGAATTTTCAGAATTATAGGGGATTGATGATCTTTCTATCAAGCCCATAGAGACCAAAAAAGCATGTTGTGTACCCGTTGgtatattttattttaaagtTATCTATGATATTACCGGTGCAACTACAACAGCTGAAAGAGCTTTCCTTGCTATGGATATTATCAAGAATCGAATGCAAAATCGCATGGGTGATGATCGATTAAATGATTGCTTACTTACTTACATTGAGAGAGATATTTTTGTTGATGTTGAAAATGAGAAAATCATTCAACATTTTCAGAACATGAAAAATCATAGAGAacaattataatttatatttatatttttgaaaatgaaatgtTATATCTATATTGACCCCACTACTCAAAAAATTTGGATCCGTCCCTGAGTGTAGTGGTCTCTAGATGATATTAAATTACTTCATTGATATTGCCATCACTTAATTTGACATGGTTTAAAACACAATGTATAATGACTTGTCCACATAACTGTTATTGTCTTGTTAAAATTTATAATAGCTATGTGTGtacttgattttgattttgatatTTTATTTGTCCATATAACTGATACATGACCCTTGCTAGGCTATTTATCACTTGATTTTGATCTTGTTATGCTCTTTTTGTCTTTTGAGTTATAAACCTACACAAGATTTGTGAATTTGTCCATCAATTTTGCTATGAACTGAACTAAACTATCGTAATAGTTCGGTGGACCAATTTAGTCCTGCCAAAAACTCCGATAGCACGAAAATATAGTTATGTAGCTTGACAAGTTATGTACGATATAGTATATTCCAATAGGCACGGATTACAAGAAGAGTATGTTCGTGAGGTTAAATACTTGGTGAAGAGGGCTTTGAAACAACCCATTTGTAAATCTGAGGGAGGGATAAGGTGTCCGTGTATAAACTGCAAGTTTCTCAAGATAAGAACACCAACTAATGTTAGACTTCACTAGTATCGAGATGGATTTCAACTAGACTATTGGGTTTGGACTCAACATGGAGAAGTAGAGCTCAATGTTGATACAAATAGTAGTGAGCATGTGCATCATGATGACCAATTTAAGGCAATGAATCAGATGGTGTATATACTTTTAGGCCTTAAGGAGGATTCTCTCATGTGAACGATAACACGGAAGATGAGGAATTTACGGAGGATGAGTTTCCCAACGAAGATGCTAAACAGTTTTCTAACAAGTTGATATCTTTCAACAAGCCCATTTATGAGGGAGATACCCAAGCAATATTATCAATATCTACTTAACTTCTTGAAATTTGGTGTAATTGTCATGTttgaaataaaatatttatatttttttgcACAAATGCTTAAAAGTGTATGTCTAGTTCAAAAATGCTATTCTGAGAACTATTACCAAGCAACACAATTGATATCTAAGTCAGGGATAAAGGTTGAGAAGATCGATTGTTGTAAGAATTGTTGTATATTATATTATAAGGATGATATCAAGTTATCAGAGTGCATATTTTGTAAAGCTCCTAGGTTCATTCCTCGCAAGGCTGACATGGGAAAGTAGAAAGGTATCCCAATGAAGAGAATATTCTACTTCCCAATCATTCTTAGATTACAAAGATTGTATGCATTAACTGAGTCGACAACTGAAATCAGATGGCATCACATGAACAAAAATAGTTCCAACATCCTTTGTAACCCTTCAGATGGAAAAGTATGGAAACACTT from Lathyrus oleraceus cultivar Zhongwan6 chromosome 7, CAAS_Psat_ZW6_1.0, whole genome shotgun sequence encodes the following:
- the LOC127104845 gene encoding uncharacterized protein LOC127104845 gives rise to the protein MVLVNQKKLFFHKENLEIPFLTSPDIQKDIVKASITVTTQVILDGLGDDLFAILIDKSHDISVKEQMIVVICYVNNEGKVIERFLGVVHVSNTIALTLKSALESLFAKYGLSLSRIRGQGYDEATSCKRRDTFRESQATKVKQALEHGEISSGRGLNQEMIIKKTGETRLSSHYGTLISIVSLFYSMIDVLEMVEEDRTNLDKKR